The stretch of DNA GGCCCGCCGCCTGCTGTGGCCGGTGAAGAAGAAGTACGGCCGCACGGTCTCGTGGGCCGACCTGATGATCTTCACGGGCAACCGCGCGCTGGAGACCATGGGCTTCACCACCTTCGGCTTCGCCGGGGGTCGTCCCGACGTCTGGGAGCCCGACGAGGACGTCTACTGGGGTCCGGAACAGACCTGGCTGGGCGACGAGCGCTACACGGGCGACCGGGAGCTGGAGAGCCCGCTCGCCGCGGTGCAGATGGGCCTGATCTACGTCAACCCCGAGGGCCCCAACGGTGTCCCCGAGGCGCTGGGCTCGGCCCGGGACATCCGCGAGACCTTCGCCCGGATGGCGATGAACGACGAGGAGACGGTCGCGCTGATCGCCGGCGGTCACACCTTCGGCAAGACCCACGGCGCAGCCGATCCGTCGGTGTACGTCGGGGCGGAGCCGGAGGGGGCCGCCATCGAGGAGCAGGGTCTGGGCTGGAAGCAGTCGTTCGGTTCGGGTAAGGGTCGCGACACCATCACCAGCGGCCTCGAGGTCACCTGGAACTCGACGCCGACCCAGTGGGACATGAGCTACCTGGAGAACCTCTACGCCTACGAGTGGGAGCTGTACGACAGCCCCGCCGGTGCCCACCAGTGGCGTCCGGTCGACGGAGGCGGCGCCAACACCGTGCCCGACCCCGAGGACGGCACCCTGAACCGGCAGCCGACGATGCTGACGTCGGACCTCGCTCTGCGCGTGGACCCGGTGTACGACGAGATCTGCCGTCGCTTCATGGCCGACCCCGACCACTTCGCCGACGCCTTCGCGCGGGCGTGGTTCAAGCTGACCCACCGCGACATGGGGCCGATCCAGCGCTACCTGGGTCCGCTGGTGCCGCAGGAGACGCTGATCTGGCAGGACCCGGTGCCCGCGCGGGAGCACGAGGTGATCGACGCTGAGGCGATCGCGTCCCTGAAGGCGCAGATCCTCGAGTCCGGCCTGTCGACGGCGCAGCTCGTGTCGGTCGCCTGGTCGTCGGCCGCCAGCTTCCGCGGCAGCGACAAGCGCGGTGGAGCCAACGGGGCCCGCATCCGCCTGGAGCCGCAGCGCGACTGGGAGGCCAACGACCCGGAAACCCTCGCGCAGGTGCTGCGGACGCTGGAGGACATCCAGCAGGCGTTCAACGCCGCCGGGACCGCCGTCGTGTCGTTGGCCGACCTGATCGTGCTGGGCGGTTCGGCCGCGGTCGAGCAGGCCGCCCGCATCGCCGGCCACGACATCACGGTGCCGTTCACCCCGGGCCGTACGGACGCCACCCAGGAGCAGACGGACATCCCGTCGTTCGAGGGGATGCGGCCGAAGGCCGACGGCTTCCGCAACTACCTCGGGAAGGGCAACCTGCTGCCGGCGGAGTTCCTGCTGGTCGACCGGGCCAACCTGCTGACCCTGAGCGCACCGCAGATGACTGTGCTGGTGGGCGGTCTGCGGGCGTTGGACGCCAACGCCGGCGGATCGAAGCTGGGTGTGCTGACCGCCACTCCGGGCGCGCTGACCAACGACTTCTTCGTCAACCTGCTCGAGCACGGCACCACCTGGACCGC from Nakamurella deserti encodes:
- the katG gene encoding catalase/peroxidase HPI, whose protein sequence is MQSAESEARCPVATVGPRNHPTEGGGNRDWWPNQLNLKILRKHPAVANPMGEDFDYAAAFAGVDLDELARDVDAVLTTSQDWWPADFGHYGPFMVRMAWHSAGTYRLSDGRGGAGAGMQRFAPLNSWPDNGNLDKARRLLWPVKKKYGRTVSWADLMIFTGNRALETMGFTTFGFAGGRPDVWEPDEDVYWGPEQTWLGDERYTGDRELESPLAAVQMGLIYVNPEGPNGVPEALGSARDIRETFARMAMNDEETVALIAGGHTFGKTHGAADPSVYVGAEPEGAAIEEQGLGWKQSFGSGKGRDTITSGLEVTWNSTPTQWDMSYLENLYAYEWELYDSPAGAHQWRPVDGGGANTVPDPEDGTLNRQPTMLTSDLALRVDPVYDEICRRFMADPDHFADAFARAWFKLTHRDMGPIQRYLGPLVPQETLIWQDPVPAREHEVIDAEAIASLKAQILESGLSTAQLVSVAWSSAASFRGSDKRGGANGARIRLEPQRDWEANDPETLAQVLRTLEDIQQAFNAAGTAVVSLADLIVLGGSAAVEQAARIAGHDITVPFTPGRTDATQEQTDIPSFEGMRPKADGFRNYLGKGNLLPAEFLLVDRANLLTLSAPQMTVLVGGLRALDANAGGSKLGVLTATPGALTNDFFVNLLEHGTTWTASPDTPDTFDGRNAAGDVVWTASRNDLVFGSNSELRALAEVYASDDAKEKFVRDFVDAWVKVMNLDRYDLV